ttaatattcaaaatatcttatctcatctcatcttaactgcataaccaaataaggcataactcaaactatctcactactattcataaactattttattattatttataaaattctcatctcatgcTACTCCTCAAGCTTGTCCATAtatcacttttattaattagattaaatgaCTAATCATTGTAGATAGATACATATCAATCCACCACACTTTCTCCACTGCAACAATTGTACGGAACAATCTTTCACTTTTTTTCCTCTACACCTTTTGCCTATTTTctaagacaaaaataaatataaagactTATTCGTccgaataattttatttagagatctctacactccatattatttatatggtataatttaattttgaaaataaattttaaaatttaaatcttacaaatcaaattatgttatggtgtgtggtgtaaataCCTTcaaatagcattactcattccCCCACCCCATTTCCCTTCCctttccttcatcttcttccttcttgTTCGTATGTTCCAAGCTAGATTTGTAGATTTCGTCCATTTCCTCCACAAAGTCAAGCATCAATCAATTATAACACAAAACTCTACCCCATTACAAGTGTATTTGATGCGGCATCGTTATATGCACGCATGATTATCTACTTCATCTCTATCCTCGTTTTGATGCTTATTTTGCTAACATTAGccaataatctatttttttatggacaattataaaaaaaaatggcattaatgataatattatttttcatttaaaaaaattgttttaaagaaCTGTTAGAGACACAAATGGATCCCGCAAACTAATGTGACATTGTGTCACGTTAACTTTGTTTTTTCAATCTCTTGCATCTCTCATTTCTCCGCTTCCTCAATGTCCCCTGCtactaaggtttttttttttccttttctctcattcGCCATGCTAAGGTTTATTCAGTTGCTTGTAAaggtatttttctttcattttgttatttttttttatgtttttccaaTCCCCAGCAATTTGTCCCAATAACCATGTTTGGTAGTGCAAACATCATCCTATATATCGTCCCTGCATCCTAGATATGTTTGGTAGTGTGTAAATACTGtgtagtcgttttaaaaaagaatgaggttcactattaaaaaaattataatttttttatgtgagtcctgtatttattcacttttttcaaagtaattgtaCGGTGCTTACACATTCATGaatgtaactatcatttctctatacgAATTGCAAAAcactgatgaaaaaaatatataataggcttcacaagatttaaaaaataggaCAAAATACTGGATTTTTTACTTTAcacatttgtatttttttttaatttatcatctTACTTTTTAGGTTtcataattttctcaatttagttattttctcatattatcTTTAAAGTAATGACGGATATAATCTTGAAATTATGTGCAAGCCTCAAAcattccatttgaaaaaaatcgagacttttcattaaaaagttaattttatatatgagttttatatttaatttttttttaaaaagtgcaAAAGACTAACACATCTTAaatctgtaaatattatttcttttcttttaaagatgATTTCATTGTATATAAGAAGCCTTGGTCCTTggatattttatatagaattagGTAATTATGTTGTATCTTTCGTAGATAAAGATTTAAAGTGAGAAATATATAGATACATAAAGTATATAAACaaggttaaaaaaaagtatataaacaatatttaaaattattagaacaaattttttagatagcattaaatgtttaataaatattataagatttaaaaaaaaaactaaaatattaatgcatctttttttttaaatacaattattttaaaaaaaaaattaatagttatgaaatatacataaaataaaattaattttttaataataaatttcgatattttcaaaattacttTCACTGCGCATAAAAGTCTTGTTACTCCTCCAACCAGCCGCCACAACGGTTAATGAACAGTCCAGGTGGTGGAAACAGTGAAGCGAGGAAAAAGTAGATGTCTGCTCTACCCCACACAAGACCTTTTCTGTAAACGTGTCAGTGAATCGTTGGTTACACAAAAGAGCCTCTTTGACGCTCAAGCCTTTCCAGCCAATAGGAACCTTGGTAAAGTTAGCTTTACTGTGGATCTTGTAGCACAGTACTGATTTCTTCGTAGCCGTACGATTTCTTTAAGAGACATTGAAAGGTGACGCTTGTGATTCACCGAGACCTTCGGGCGGAGCTATCGAGCCGTGTCCGAAAGAGAACGTCAACCAGAAAACCATGTCATCGTTCTCAGGGTCAACCCGCCCCTTCGACGACGACGGGTACATTGGCTACGATCCTCGCCTCTCATCTCAGCGATTCCACTCCTTCTCGGCCTTCGATGCAGAATCGGTCAAAGATTCGGCCGGTGACTCTTCCCCGATCTTCGCCAACCAATCATACGGTACCGGAGACGACGTTTTTTCCTCGCAGCCGGTACCGGAGACCCCATCGCCGCCTTCTATGTACTCCACCGGCGGAGGATTCTCGGAGTTATCGCCGGAGCAGAACGGCGGGGGCTTTGATGAAGGTTTTGGCTCGTCGGAAGGTCCGATCTTGCCCCCGCCGGCCGATATGCAACCGGAGGAGGGCTTTGCTCTGAGAGAGTGGCGCAGGTGAGTCCTTCGTATCAGTTCTCCGCCACTTCTGACTTCATCTATGCGATCATTAGGTTCTAGTGAGTTAAAAAttggattttgatttttctttagaTTTAAATTCTGagctcaattcatcattatatattttagttatattaAAGAGCTGGTCATAGAATTATCTGGTGGTTTTGATTATAACCAGTGAAATTTTGGGGATGAATGGCGCAGAGAGAATGCGATTCGACTggaagagaaggagaagaaggagaaagagaTGCTGATGGAGATAATCGAGGAAGCGGAGGAGTTCAAAATTGACTTCTATAGGAGGCGCACTGTTACTATTGGGAACAACAAAGCTGCAAacagagagaaggagaaggtgAGTGGCCATAATTCAGTACTGCGAATAGTCATAGAAATCATGTGGTATATGTTGGGATGGgaaaatctgaaatttaaattaaaatgataatcatAACTTGAAGAACTGTAATCTAAGTTTAATAAATCGAAGGACAGAGATTTTAAATGGCAATTATGGATCGCTTTGGGGCAGTATAAAGAACTAGAGCTTTGATTTCTAAAAGATAAATGTTTGgcctacaaataaaatttacaaaagcaaactaacaaattgaagTAGTTTGACGtggtatgttagattataattctctttttatatgttttatttcatAAGATTTCTTTGTAGATCTGGCACTTATCTTTACAGAATTATAAAGAATTGGGTTTTTAGAATGAAACATGACAAGTTGGCTGTCTGACATGTCCGCTCTAAAAACTCTAGACACTCGGACAAGGCTAaatatgtacattttttttgtattaatgaTACAAAAATTTATCATTGAATGTTTGTTTTCATGCAAAAGAAAGATACAAAGTAAgacaattaagaaaatgaagattATGATACAAGACTCTAAAGAGGGTTAATGCGTTAGTGAGAGTGTGGATATGAATTTGGTTTCTATTATGTGTTCTATCAAGTGTTTGTGTAAACTGCTGATGCTGATGACGGGATGATGGGAAACTATttattgagttatttattttttcccaatATCTGTGCTTCCTTTATCTGAGCGAATGATAATTTATGTTTGTGCACAAAAAGTTGCAATGTTCTCCATCcattaaaatttaattgtaaaattgtctttttatataggtaaaagaaattttattaatattaattaattgtaaattgtcCCAAGTGActtatttttcatccattttaaGTGTCATTATCAAGCAAGGGGTACGTtgtaactttttaataatttagagtATAGGTTGCAACTTTTTGTAATTTGAGGTGGAAGTTGCAAAATGGGTGATATTTTAGGGTGCAAAATATagtttcccttttctttttgtccaGTATCCATTGTGGGAAAGCACAAAATAGGAGATGCGCAAGAGAAAATATAGGACTTGGAGGGCTGCCTTTGTAAGGCAGTAAGATTACAATGCAGGTATTGGAGTTGCTAAACTGTTGACTAGAATGTTAAAGGTATATGCAATAAGCCCATTGGAAAACACAATTTATGTTCTTGATCCTTATTGCTTCAATTATAGTGGGAGCTCATTATGGAATCAAGTGTTGTCAGACTTGGCGGGTCTAATAAATCGAAAGGATGATAGTTCCAAACAAGTAAATGCGGCTGAGTTTGTTGGGATCGCAAAAGTTTTGCATAAGTGGATTGCACAGAATTacatgctgaaaatatttaaatagggTCCCAGAGAGATTTTATTGAAGAAGGACAGCAATGTCTTAGAAAGGTTGTGGGTTTTCATAATCATTTAGCCAGACTTGCTAGCTACCATCATTTAGCTATATCTAGTGGAACTTATTTCAGTAATGCAGGTAAAGCATAGGATGATTTATGACAAGAACTTGTCTCTGAAAAATGTTGggtaaaagagaaaagaaaggaagggaTAATTGCAAGCCAATTTTATTATCACGTATATATGGCACAATATCATCTGATGGGATTTACTAAGAATACTCATTTACTCCGAGCTGTGAGCCTACTTGCATGTAATTTTATTGACTTTGGATGTAATGTATCAGCTATTTTTGGCAAGTCGGGAGAAGTTCCATGCTGAAGCTGAGAAGAATTACTGGAAGGCAATCGGAGAACTTATCCCACATGAGGTGCCGGCCATAGAGAAAAGAGGGAAGAAGGACAAGGAGAAAAAGCCTTCCATTGTTGTGATCCAGGGGCCCAAGCCTGGGAAGCCAACTGATCTCTCAAGGATGCGTCAGATACTTCTGAAGCTCAAGCACAATCCTCCTCTCCATATGAAGCCCAaaccaccgccaccaccaccttcGACAGAAACCAAAAAGGATTCTAAAACCACCAGTCCCACAGCTGTTGGTGCTAGTGTTGCTGCTCCCAAGACTGCAGCTGCAGCAATCCCCGAGGCTTTAGCTGCCGTTTGAGAAGGAAGTGGCTATTTACTCAAGTCTTCTTATGTATGTAAAAAGTATGTTGCTGTGACTTGGAGATGCCGGGTTTATATGATGCTAAAAACAGCTATGATAGGTGGAAGTGAGTCTTTATGTGCATACTAGTTTGGGAGTCTAGCCAATGTAGAAGGGGTACCTGCATTATGTATCTATCTATTCTGCTTGTTTGCTGTTTTGGTGGCGTTGCCTTTTTGAGGCGGTTAATTTTTCTGTGGCGGGGCATGGGTTTTGTTTCTTCAATGTTGTCTGGTAGAGACGATCTGCCTATGCACTTGTCGTGATGATGGGGCTGTTGCCTGTTGACAAATTATAGATCACCACTTGCCATgctcaaaacataaaataaaataagataagatgatgaATTTAAAGAGATTTTACAGGTTTCAATCAAGAAAGAGAAGTTTCAATTGACAGTcggtcaaaaataattttagataacaAATACAAGAAGCCACTACGAAGAATGGGTGAATGCATTATCTTGGAAGCAACAGTGTCTCAGTTTGAGAGCTATATGAGTGAGTTGAATTTACAGAAGGATTTGCCGGCTGCTTTTGCCTCTCTGCCCGAGATGTTTTCGACAAATTAATGCCACTCGAGTGACCGGAAGAATGAACCCTAAATATGTCTGGCTCCGTTAGTGCCTTTTCATTGAGGTGCACTTCCTTGGAAAGCATCTCTAGGACTTGCTTCATGGTGGGCCTTTGGTGTGCACCGCCTTGGGTACAAAATAAGGCGACTTTAATGAAGCGCATCACCTCAGCCTCTGGATACTCGGTCAGTTCAGGATCAACAATGTCCAGAagtctttcttcttttctcaatTTCCATGTCTGcaacatataaacataaaactcaGCACATTCTACAAGTATAACTAATGATAATGGCAAAGAAATGGCTCCAAATGACTGCTACTATCTTGCAGAAAGACAGTAGAGAACTTGATTTTTCACCTTGTCAtgaatcaataataaaaaaaaaaatgatgaggcCGGAAACCAAGCCTCATTAGGTGGATGTAACATTGGATCTTCCCCTTCCTTTGGGTACGAAAGTCACTCATCCAAAAGAAACGGTAATATAAGTTTAGAAAGATACCCATTCCACCAGAACCAGTAACTCCTCCCCAAATGCTGCCATATTGCTGCTTCTACCACTAACTATTTCAAGCAAAAGCACCCCAAGACTGTATACATCCGCCTTCCTTGTGAGTTGCCCTAAAAGTGCATACTCTGGGGCCAGATATCCGCTGCATATACCTAGGATTGTTAGTGAGATGCAAAGAGGGAGCAATAATAAACTACAACACATTACAATTGGCATATCACATGGGCAACTCTCCTGTTCTCCCACTACCTTAAAACAATTTCATATCCAATGGAACCCTCTCAATCTATGACTACTATACGATTTGGATCCATTCTTGTTATTAAATTATCATCTCTCACTCCCCATCTCTTTTCGTTCACCAGTTAGTTACATTCTCGCCAGTACAGTTTTCTTTGTAGTAAATTCAGGCagtcttttaaatttaattttatgagttCTGTTATTATCTTGCCTGAAAAGGTGGTGTACCCTCCATGTTGACCACAATACAAATTGGAAAAGCACCAGTATTCAAAGACATGATGTATACAACAACAGATTAAACAGCGCAAGTAATGAACTATCTCATTTGAATAAGACCAATCATGAGCATGGTTGTCAAATTCAGTGTTGCTTGTGCATAGAAAATTTTCTTGAGAATCCCATCAAACTCATGAATTTGAGAATGTGAAGTGAAACAAATGACTACAAATGCTTTCTCCTAATACGTGGAAATTTATGAATGATTTCTGCTAAAAGCACATAAATGGGACTGTACCTATAACCTTTGCCTTCCACCTTTGTTTACAATGGAGGAGTCATTTGCCCCAGACGCAAGTTAAAGCAGCTGATTTATGAAGCTTTACAACAAAATCGAATGCAATGTTTGGACATACTTAACTATCTGAGTACTTCACTAAAATCCAGAGTCTAACAGGtttctaaataaataaccatGCAACTCACACGGTAAAATAAAATGCAGCACAAAGTAATGCTTACATGGTTCCTGCCACTCGAGTACTAAGATGAGTGACATTGTCTGGAAAAAGCTTTGCCAGCCCAAAATCTCCTATTTTCGGATTAAAGTTTCCATCAAGAAGTATATTGCTAGCTTTAATATCTCTGTGGACAATATGTGGTTCAGTTTCCTCATGCAGAAATACAAGACCAGAAGCTGTTCCCCGGCATATAGCAGCTCTTGTTGGCCAATCCAAAGCAATATGTTTACTTTTTGAAcctgaaataattttttctggACATTAGCAAAACCCTGAAACCTTACCCCCAATACATCTGAGGAGTTAACTCATCATCTGAACAAATCCAATAGGTTAATCCAGTTCTTTTACAGATAAATAGGTAAAAAATTCCATCTAGAGTAATACATATAATCAGTCTGGTGCTTCAAATCCAATTGTTTAATTCAATTAATTCAGTATTACCTTCCATAGCATATTCCCACCCACCCAAAAATGCATCTAGCAATCAAATGAGATGGGCAAACTTTCATAAATGGTAAGAGTTGATAAAGATCAGGCTAACAAGTCATCAAACATCTAGTTGTACAtaatttttgataaatttatccAATAAACATGAACTCTGAAGATCTGATAGCTACCTAGCAAAGCACTTGCAAGGCTGTTATTTTCCAGATACTCATATACCAATATCCGATGATTGTCCTCAACACAGCACCCAATGAGTTCAACAAGGTGTGGATGTCGTATATTTGATATCACATTAATCTCCGTCAAAAATTCTTGAGTTCCTTGTTTAGATTCCGTCGAGAGAGATTTAATCGCAACTTGAGTACCATCTCTTAAAACCCCCTGCaattaaataaaaggaaagttgTGTAAGAATCCACCAAatagagaggggagggaaaggAAGAGTTAGTTAATCTCACTCTATAGACAACTCCATAACCTCCTCCACCAATTTTGCTTGAAGGATGGAAATTTGCAGTTGCTGATCTCAACGAGTTATAAGAAAAGCACTTTACATCGCTGGTAAGAATTCCTAACCAGCACAAAAACAGCAAGCAAAAGACACGTTAAACCATGTGGGGTGAATTTTCTATGTGTCCATATATTAAATGGAAAAGTGAGGAAAACCATTAAACAGCATCCAGTTTCTAACATGTTTCTTTCCCCAAATATAAGTAgggtaaaaaagaagaagacagaaTGTCTGTAAAGGTGCATTTTTGGCTAGCTTGAtacatattcaaataatttcaaactTTCTCAACTGATTTAGATGGTATCCTGAGTGAATAGTGTATAATATGCTCAAAAGTGTCTGACATGAACAGTGAAACTATTTATCAAATCCTAAAAagtcaaaactatctcatctcatcttaacttaaaaaatctttctactattcatcttatctcatctcatttcatctgaactGCCTATCCAAACATGTCTAATAGAGCCTTTATGCATCAGCTTGATAAGAGAACCGGAGTCCAAACTGGAAATATGATCATGGATTCTTGATAGATAGTGACCATTAAATTAAAACGGTCTATGCCGCAGAATCAGGAAACTTCTGATAGGGGATACAGAACCGAGATGTAATCAATGAAATGAATTCAATCGTACCTAGTTTCTTACCTTCTACCTGTGTCTGATTTCCACCATGCTTTCCTTTACAGCCGCTGAAGGCACCAAACCATGCACAACCCATTGCTAAACACTTGGGGGAGTTCTTACACACCTAAATTCTTCATCATATCTCCTTTTCAATTCCTAATTCATCCTAAAGTAGATTCAGAAAGTTAATTAATCAAAATGTAACGAAGTAAACCCTCAACCCCACCCCCACgcgaaaagaaaatagacatgaaaatcaaagaattacataaaaatctAACATGCGCTTAGGAGTGTCACCAATTCCAAAATGCCCTAGCCAAAAAGGAATTGGATGGTCATATTCTTGTGGGTTTGTAGGAGCAGCAAACGCCAAAACCCAGGTAAATTATCAAGGAAGGTGGGTTGGATCGAAATGAGTGGGGAGGAAGGATGAAATACATTAccaaaatgtttgaaatatgaATACCACATTTCAAAGCCTTGATAATTAGAGAAAGGTCAAAGGTAAAAGCTAACTATCTCAAAGGTGATGGTGAGCTTTTTGTGCATCATTTATCTCTGTCTTGCACTTCGGCTTTAGCCTTTACCATGTGAGGAGATAGACATCAACCCCTTGTTCACACGTACAAGAAGTTGGGTGACTTTCAGTGTTTATATTagcccaaaaaaacaaaagaaaaagactttatggttaatatatttcttaagAAAACGGCTATTGGGTCTGCAATCACTCAGTCCGTCGGCTATTTgcccaacaaaacaaaagaaaaagactttatatttcttaagaaaACGGCAATTGCGTCTGCTGCACTCATTCATTCCGTCGGCGAAGAGAGTTGAAATATTGGATTGCGTGGACATCCGTTCATGGTCGGCATTTTActgtattttgaattttctttctctttgtaaaTCTTTAAGCGAATTTTGTTTTGACTTTTCCGTGTTTCAGTCCGTTATTCGCTCCGTCCCAATCACTCTGAGCTTCCGACAATTGTAGTTGCAGTTGACGTTCAGAGCATTGACATTGATTTTGTTAAAAgtctaattaaatataaaatataataaattttattaaaaaaacattgtattaaattagttaaaaagat
This genomic interval from Juglans regia cultivar Chandler chromosome 3, Walnut 2.0, whole genome shotgun sequence contains the following:
- the LOC108994912 gene encoding putative serine/threonine-protein kinase isoform X1, producing MGCAWFGAFSGCKGKHGGNQTQVEGKKLGILTSDVKCFSYNSLRSATANFHPSSKIGGGGYGVVYRGVLRDGTQVAIKSLSTESKQGTQEFLTEINVISNIRHPHLVELIGCCVEDNHRILVYEYLENNSLASALLGSKSKHIALDWPTRAAICRGTASGLVFLHEETEPHIVHRDIKASNILLDGNFNPKIGDFGLAKLFPDNVTHLSTRVAGTIGYLAPEYALLGQLTRKADVYSLGVLLLEIVSGRSSNMAAFGEELLVLVEWTWKLRKEERLLDIVDPELTEYPEAEVMRFIKVALFCTQGGAHQRPTMKQVLEMLSKEVHLNEKALTEPDIFRVHSSGHSSGINLSKTSRAERQKQPANPSVNSTHSYSSQTETLLLPR
- the LOC108994913 gene encoding clathrin light chain 3-like — translated: MSSFSGSTRPFDDDGYIGYDPRLSSQRFHSFSAFDAESVKDSAGDSSPIFANQSYGTGDDVFSSQPVPETPSPPSMYSTGGGFSELSPEQNGGGFDEGFGSSEGPILPPPADMQPEEGFALREWRRENAIRLEEKEKKEKEMLMEIIEEAEEFKIDFYRRRTVTIGNNKAANREKEKLFLASREKFHAEAEKNYWKAIGELIPHEVPAIEKRGKKDKEKKPSIVVIQGPKPGKPTDLSRMRQILLKLKHNPPLHMKPKPPPPPPSTETKKDSKTTSPTAVGASVAAPKTAAAAIPEALAAV
- the LOC108994912 gene encoding putative serine/threonine-protein kinase isoform X2; this translates as MGCAWFGAFSGCKGKHGGNQTQVEGILTSDVKCFSYNSLRSATANFHPSSKIGGGGYGVVYRGVLRDGTQVAIKSLSTESKQGTQEFLTEINVISNIRHPHLVELIGCCVEDNHRILVYEYLENNSLASALLGSKSKHIALDWPTRAAICRGTASGLVFLHEETEPHIVHRDIKASNILLDGNFNPKIGDFGLAKLFPDNVTHLSTRVAGTIGYLAPEYALLGQLTRKADVYSLGVLLLEIVSGRSSNMAAFGEELLVLVEWTWKLRKEERLLDIVDPELTEYPEAEVMRFIKVALFCTQGGAHQRPTMKQVLEMLSKEVHLNEKALTEPDIFRVHSSGHSSGINLSKTSRAERQKQPANPSVNSTHSYSSQTETLLLPR